A single genomic interval of Thermodesulfovibrionales bacterium harbors:
- a CDS encoding (2Fe-2S) ferredoxin domain-containing protein, with the protein MPKFTVEDLKRIKEQERATFSLREGKFRAKVTVHMGTCGLAAGARDVMDALLEEMNNANVTDVMVTTSGCAGLCAKEPMATVEVVGQAPVKYVFLNRDKIKRIFREHILEGKPVEEYALVVGSETAY; encoded by the coding sequence ATGCCCAAATTCACAGTTGAGGACCTTAAAAGGATAAAGGAACAGGAAAGGGCAACCTTTTCGTTAAGAGAAGGAAAATTCAGGGCAAAGGTTACAGTTCATATGGGAACCTGTGGCCTTGCTGCTGGAGCAAGGGATGTTATGGATGCCCTCCTTGAGGAGATGAATAATGCAAATGTTACAGATGTGATGGTTACAACATCTGGCTGTGCTGGTTTATGCGCAAAAGAGCCCATGGCAACCGTTGAGGTTGTTGGACAGGCACCTGTTAAGTATGTCTTTCTTAACAGAGACAAAATTAAAAGGATATTCAGGGAGCATATTCTTGAGGGAAAACCTGTCGAAGAATATGCCCTTGTTGTTGGAAGTGAGACAGCCTATTAA